DNA from Streptomyces luteogriseus:
CGGTCATGGTTCCCTTCCACTGGTCGCGGCCCCGGAAGTGGGTGAGGACGATGTCGCCCCGGCGCAGCTTGCGATCCCCCTCGCGGTACTCCCAGTGGTCGGCGAAGACCTCCTCGTTCCACAGGGGCGCGTACGTGATGCCGCAGGTCCTGGCGGCGCGCAGGGTCGCCCGGTCGTAGCTGCCGTAGGGCGGGCGGAAGAGGGTGGGGCGCTTGCCGAACTGCCTCTCCATGTAGCGCTGCATCCCGCAGATCTCGCGCTTCTGCGCCCGGTAGGACATGCCCCGCAGGTTGGGGTGGTGGAGGGTGTGGTTGTTCAGGACCACACCCTTGGACTGCATCCTCCGGAAGTAGCGGGTGTCGTCCTTGATCAGGTAGCCGCTGAGGAAGGCGGTGTACGGGACGTCCAGGTCGCCCATCATCCGCAGGAACGCGGGGTCCTTCTCGGCGCCGTCGTCGATGGTGAGGAAGACGACCTTGTCCCGGGTGGGGACCCGGGTGAAGACGGGCGGCAGGTCCAGCTCCCGGTGGCCCTTCACCTCGAAGCCCTCGCGGGTCCTGATCCTGGGCTTGTGCGCGGGGGCCGGCGGGGCGGCCCGGGGGACCTTGCGCAGGCCCCAGCGGTGCGCGGCGGCGACCCGGGCGGCGTGCGCGGCGCGCAGCTTGGTGGCGTAGGAGTCGAGCGCGCGGGCCGGGGGCGCGTCGAGGGGCTGCTGGCCACCCGCCGGGGTGACCTGGTCGGTGCCGCCGTCCTGCGCGCAGCCGGAGGCGATGGCGGCGAGGACGAGCACGGCGAGGCCGATCCGCACACCCGCGGACCTCTGCCCCAATGCCCGGCTTTTGTCATTTTGTACGACTGCTCGCATGGTGCCGGATCCTCGCAGCCGCCCCCCGTCGGTCCCGGCCCGACACCGCGACCGGCGCCCCGCCTTCCACCGACTGGCCCACAAGCCACCCGCCCGCCGCCGTGGCCGACAATGAACCGGTGAACGACCTCGCTCCCCTCCTCACCCCCGAAGGCCGCGCCCTCCTCGACGAGGTGCGGGACACCGACCCGGCGCAGGAGTTGGCCGTCGCGACCCGGCTGCGCCGCGAGCACCCCGCCGAGCTGGTGTCGGCGGCGCTCGGGCAGGCGCGGCTGCGGCAGCGGGCGGTGGTGAAGTTCGGGGCCGAGGACGCGGGCCGGATGTTCTTCACGCCGAACGGCGTCGAGCAGTCGACCCGGGCGAGCGTGGCGGCCTACCGGGCCCGGCGCATGGCCGAGGCGGGCATCACCTCGGTCGCCGACCTGTGCTGCGGCATCGGCGGGGACGCGATCGCGCTGGCCCGCGCCGGGATCCGGGTGCTGGCCGTGGACCGGGACCCGCAGACGGCCGCGGCGGCCCGGGCGAACGCCGACGCGCTGGGCCTTTCGGGCCTCGTCGAGGTGCGCGAGGCGGATGTCACGGACGTGGACACGGCCGGTTTCGACGCCGTGTTCGTCGACCCCGCCCGACGCGGCGGCCGCGGCCGGATCTTCGACCCCGAGGCCTATTCACCGCCCCTGTCCTGGGCGGTCTCCGCGGCCCGCCGGGCCCCTCGCGGCGCCGCGCTGAAGGTCGCCCCCGGCATCCCGCACGAGGCGGTCCCCGAGGACGCCGAGGCCGAGTGGATCTCCGACGGCGGGGACGTCAAGGAGGCCGTGCTGTGGTTCGGCACCGAGCCCGGGGCGGTGCGCGCGACCCTCCTGCCGGGCCCCCGCACCCTGCTCTCCCGCGGCCTGCCCGACCCGGAGGTCCGCCCGCCCGGCCGCTACCTCTACGAGCCCGACGGCGCCGTCATCCGCGCCCACCTGGTCGCCGAGGTGGCCGACCGGGTGGGCGGCGGGCTGCTCGACGCGACCATCGCGTACGTCACGGCCGACGCCCTGCACCCGACGCCGTACGCCACCGCCTACGAGATCACCGACCATCTGCCCTTCAACGTCAAGAAGCTGAAGGCGCTGCTGCGGGAGCGGCGGGTCGGCACGCTGACCGTGAAGAAGCGGGGCTCGGCGGTCGAACCGGAGGAGCTCCGCAGGAAGGTCAAGCCGCAGGGCCCGAACGCGGCCACGGTGTTCCTGACCCGGGTCGCGGGGGCACCGGCGATGCTCATCGGGCACCCCGTCCGGGCGTAGCCGTCAGGACTGTTCCGCCGCTCGGCGCAGCAACAGCTCCCGCTCCCGCTCGTTCCGGGTCAGGGCCGCCGCCCGTTCGAACTCCGCCCGGGCCTCGGCCGTACGGCCGAGGCGGGCCAGGAGGTCACCGCGGACGCTGGGCAGCAGATGGTAGTCGCGCAGGGCGGGGGCGCCGGTCAGGGCGTCGACGAGGGCGAGGGCCGCGGCCGGGCCCTCGGACATCGAGACGGCCACCGCGCGGTTCAGCTCCACGACGGGGGACGGGGAGCGGGCGGCCAGGAGGCTGTAGAGGGTGGCGATGCGGGACCAGTCGGTCTCCTCGTAGGTGTACGCGTGCGCGTGGCAGGCGGCGATGGCCGCCTGGAGGAGGTAGGGGCCCGGGGCGCCGGAGGAGGTGGCCTCGGCCTGGCCCAGTGCGGTGATGCCGCGGGCGATGAGCATGCGGTTCCAGCGGGAGCGGTTCTGGTCCTTCAGGAGGACCGGCTCGCCGGAGGGGCCGGTGCGGGCGGCCGTGCGGGAGGCCTGGAGCTCCAGGAGCGCGGTGAGGCCGTGCACTTCGGGTTCCTTCGGCATGAGGCCCGAGAGCACCCGGGCCAGGCGCAGGGCGTCCTCACACAGGGACGGCCGCAGCCAGTCGTCCCCGGCCGTGGCGGCGTACCCCTCGTTGAAGATCAGGTAGATGACGTCGAGGACCGAACCGAGACGGGCCTCGCGGTCGGGGCCGTGCGGCACCTCGAAGGCGACGTTCTTCGTCGCGAGGGTGCGCTTGGCGCGGACGATGCGCTGCGCGATCGTCGGCTCCGGGACGAGGAAGGCACGGGCGATCTCGGCCGTGGTCAGGCCGCCGAGCAGACGCAGGGTGAGGGCGGTACGGGCCTCGGTGGACAGCACCGGGTGGCAGGCGGTGAAGACCAGGCGGAGCAGGTCGTCGTCGATGTCGTCGGGGTCGGCGGGCTCCTCCGGGGGAGTCGTGGCCGACAGGTCGCGGCCGATGTCCGCGAGTTTGCGGGCGTAGTTCTCCCGGCGCCGGACCAGGTCGACGGCACGGTGGCGGGCGGTGGTCATGAGCCAGGCGCCCGGGTTGTCGGGCACCCCGTCCCTCGGCCACCGCTCCAGCGCCGCGACCAGCGCGTCCTGCGCGAGTTCCTCGGCGATCCCGACGTCCCGGACGACCCGGGTGACACCGGCGATGATCCGGGGCGACTCCATACGGAAGACGGTCTCGATGACCTCGGCGATCCGGTCGGGCCGGGGTGGGGCGGGCCGCGGGGGCGGGGCCGGTTGCGGGTCCGACGGCGGCTGCGGGGCCGGGACCGGTTGCGAGACCGACGGGGGCCGGCAGACCGGATGGGGCTGCGGGTCCGACGCCGGCTGCGAGGCCGGGACCTGCTGCGGGTCCGGTGGGGGTTGGGAGGCCGGGGTGGGCTGCGGGGTCACAGCCCACCATCAGACACCCGTGGTGCCGGTCGGCCAAGCGGAGCGGAACCGGCGCGCGGGCCGGTCAGTCCTCGGCGATCTGCCGGACCTCCGCGGTGATCGTCCAGTAGTCCTCGTGCAGGGACAGGAACCGCTTGGTCCACTCGATCGCCTCGGCCTTGTCCTTGCACTGACTGATCGAGTAACCGCCGATGACCTCCTTGGACTCGGTGAACGGCCCGTCGGTGACGGAGAGCTGCCCGCCCTCCCAGGTCACCCGGCTGCCGTCCGAGGTCGGCGTGAGCCCGGCCGTGTCGAGCATGACCCCCGCCTTGGTGATCTCCTCCAGCAGCTTGCCCATCCGCTCCATGAGCTCGGGGCTGGGGCCCTCGGCGGGTACGTTCTTCTCGTCGATGCGGATCAGGGTGAGAAAGCGCGGCATGGTGACTCCCAGGGGGCTTCGGGAGCGGGGCTCCTCCCCGCTCTCACCCCTGCGTCGATCGGGAGACCGCCGGATCGACATGCCCGCCGGAATTTCTCGAAGATTTTTTCCGGGACACGTTCGCGCAGGTCAGCGCATGCCCGTGCGGGTCAGCGCAGCCCCGCAGGTCAGCGCAGCGACTCCCACAGCTTCCCCGCCTCCGGCTCCTCCGCCATCACCCGGTTGGGATCCGACGGGGCCTGCACCACGGGCATCGTCACCGTCCGTACCCTGCTCGCCGGGAGGCCCTTCAGGCTCTGGGCGAGCCGGGTCAGTTCGGCCAGGGAGTCCAGGCCGGTGTCGGTGGTGAGGCCGGCGGTGACCGTGTCCGCGACGCGGTACAGATGGGCCGGGTCGGTGAGCAGGTCCTGGGAGGCGATCTGCTCCAGCAGGGCCTTCACCAGCTTCTGCTGGAGGCCTATGCGGCCCAGGTCGCTGCCGTCGCCGATGCCGTGCCGGGTGCGGGCCAGCGCGAGGGCCCGGGTGCCGTCGAGGTGGTGGGTGCCCGCCTCGAGCCGCAGATGGCTGTCCTCGTCGGAGATGTCCTCGTCCGTGGTGACGGTGACGCCGCCGAGCGCGTCGACCAGCCGGGCGAACCCCGAGAAGTCGATCTCGAGGTAGTGGTCCATGCGGACGTTCGTCATCTCCTCGACCGTCTTCACCGCGCAGACCGGTCCGCCGACCTCGTAGGCGCTGTTGAACATGGAGTGGTGGGCGACCGCCGTCGACCCGCCGGACGGGCGCGGGCAGGGCGGCCGGGTGACCAGGGTGTCGCGCGGGATGCTCACCACCGTCGCGCTGGTCCGCCCGGCGTCGAGGTGGACGACCATCGCCGTGTCGGAGCGGGCGCCGGAGCTGTCGCCGCCGCCGAGCCGGCGGTTCTCCTCGCCGCTGCGCGAGTCCGAGCCCAGGACCAGGATGTTGAGGGCCTCGCCCGGCAGGGCCGGGCCCGAGGGCGACGGTGTGGTCACCGGCTTCGGCGGCCGGTTGTCGCCCAGGGCGTTGTCGATGTCGACGCCGGTGATGTTGTCGCTGAGATGCCAGTAGGCCCAGCCCGCCGCTCCGGCGCCCAGCACCAGCGTCCCCGCCAGAGTCAGGCCGGCGATCTTCAGCGCTCTGGACCGCCGGCCCACGTCTGTGCCCTCGTCCCCGTTGAGTCCCGTCACGGGCAGGAACGTAAGTCCGAATTATTACGGGCAGGGAGCCCAGGGAGCCCTTTCTTCGGAAATTCTCAGACTTCAGGACCCGGACTCACCCCCGGTGACACCACCGGCCCCGGATTGCTGCCGCTCCCCGAGCCGTTGCACCCGAACGTCACCGAACCGCCGTCCGGCACAGAGCTGTTGCAGGCGCATCCGAAAGTTTCGATGGTGTAACCGATTGGCGTCGGTGCGGTGTGGAGGCGTCCGGAACACCCGCCCCTATGGCACCGGCTGTTCCGCGGGCCCCGCCGTGCTGCTGCGCACCACCAGACTCGTCGCCAGCTCCACTCTCGTCGCCGCCGGAGTCCCCTCGTCCCGCCCGAGGTCGAGGACCAGCTTGGCCGCCGCCTCGGCCATCTCCGTCAGCGGCTGCCGTACGGTCGTCAGCGGCGGGCCGACCCAGGGCGCCACCGGCAGATCGTCGAAGCCGACCACGCTCAGGTCCTCCGGGATGCGCAGCCCCAGCTCGCGCGCGGCCTCGTACAGCCCCAGCGCCTGGAGGTCGTTCCCGGCGAAGACGGCGGTCGGCCGGTCCGGGCGGCGCAGCAGTTCCAGGCCCCGCCGGTAGCCGGCCTCGTGGTGGAAGTCGCCGGTCGCGATCAGGGCGGGATCCACCGGCAGCCCGGCCGTCTCCAGCGCGGCCCGGTAGCCGTCGACCCGGGCCCGGCTGCACATCATCTGCGAGGGCCCGCTGATCGCGCCGATCCTGCGGTGCCCCAGCTCGACCAGATGCCGGGTGGCGGCGAGACCGCCCTGCCAGTTGGTCGCGCCGATGGACGGCACGTCGGCGCCGGGGTCGCCCGCCGGGTCCATCACCACGAACGGGATGGAGCGGCTGGTCAGCAGCGCCCGCTGGGACTCGTCGAGCCCGGACAGGACCAGGATCACGCCGTGCGGCCGGCGCGCGGCGACCTGGTCGGCCCAGGTCCGCCCCGGCGTGAGCCGCCCCGCGCTCTCGGACAGCACGACACTGAGCCCGGCGTCCCGGGCCACGTTCTCCACGCCCCGGATGACCTCCATCGCCCAGGCGCTCTCCAGCTCGTGGAAGACCAGGTCGATCAGGGGTGAGCGGGTCGCCTCGGCACGGCGGCGCCGGTAGCCGTGGGCGCGCAGCAGGTCCTCGACGCGGGACCGGGTGGCCGGGGCGACGTCGGCCCGGCCGTTGAGGACCTTCGAAACAGTCGGCGCCGAGACGCCCGCCTCACGGGCGATCTCGGCGAGCGTCGCGGTCTGCGCGGTGCGCCCCTGCGTCCGGGTCTGCGTCCGGCTTTCAACGGGCTCCGGGGATGTCATGGCGGCGATCGTAACCCTGCGGACCCCCTTGACGAAGTCCTCGCACCGCCATAGGTTCCCGGAACATTCGAAGTTCATAACGAAACATTCGTGGATACGTTCGTGAGAGGGCCGTCCGTCCACCCGACAGGAGCTTCATGACCACCGCGCCCTGGCGTGACCCCGCGCTGCCCGCCGCCGCCCGCGTCGACGACCTGCTCTCCCGGATGACCCTGGAGGAGAAGACCGCCCAGCTGTACGGCGTGTGGGTGGGCGCCGCGACGGACGGCGACGGAGTCGCTCCGCACCAGCACGACATGAGCGTCGAGTACGACTGGGCCGAGCTGATCACCCACGGCCTCGGCCAGCTGACGCGCTCCTTCGGCACCGCCCCCGTGGAGCCGGCGCTCGGCGCGCAGGCCCTGGCGCGCGCCCAGCGCCGCATCGCCGCGGCCGGCCGCTTCGGCATCCCCGCGATCGCGCACGAGGAGTGCCTGGCCGGCTTCACCGCCTGGCAGGCCACGGCCTATCCGGTCCCACTGGCCTGGGGTGCGACCTGGGATCCGCCGCTGGTCGAGGAGATGGCCCGCCGCATCGGCGACGACCTGCGCTCGGCCGGCGTCCACCAGGGCCTCGCGCCCGTGCTGGACGTCGTACGCGATCCGCGCTGGGGCCGCGTGGAGGAGACGATCGGCGAGGACCCGTACCTGGTCGGCACGGTCGGCACGGCCTATGTGCGGGGCCTGGAGTCGGCCGGGGTCGTCGCCACGCTCAAGCACTTCGCCGGGTACGCCTCCTCGGCCGGTGCCCGCAATCTCGCCCCGGTGCGGGCCGGGGTCCGCGAGTTCGCCGATGTCACGCTGCCGCCTTTCGAGATGGCCCTGCGCGAGGGCGGGGCCCGCTCGGTGATGGCCGCCTACACCGAGACGGACGGTGTCCCGGCCTCCGCGGACCCCGGGCTGCTGACTCGCCTTCTGCGCGAGGAGTGGGGTTTCACCGGCACGGTCGTCGCCGACTATTTCGGCATCGGCTTCCTCCAGACCCTCCACCGGGTCGCCGGAACACCCGCCGCGGCGGCCCACGCGGCCCTCACCGCCGGCATCGACGTCGAACTGCCCACCGTCAAGTGCTACGGCCGGCCGCTGCTGGAGGCGGTCCGGTCGGGCGAGGTCCCCGAGGAGCTCGTGGACCGCGCGGCTCGCCGCGTGCTGCTCCAGAAGTGCGAACTGGGCCTGCTGGACGAGGACTGGACGCCCGAGCCGGCCACGGCGATCGCCCTCGACTCGACGGGCAACCGGATCCTGGCCCGCCGCCTGGCCGAGGAGTCGGTGGTCCTGCTCGACAACCCCGACGGCCTGCTCCCGCTGGCCCCCGACACCCGCATCGCCGTGGTCGGTCCCCGGGCGGCCGACGCCCTGGCCATGCTGGGCTGCTACTCCTTCCCGTCCCACGTCCTGACCCACCACCCCGACGTGCCGCACGGCATCGAGATCCCGACCGTGCTGGACGCCCTGCGCTCCGAACTCCCCGACGCCAAGGTGACGTTCGCGCAGGGCTGCGACGTGACGGACCCGGACACCGGGGGCTTCGAGGAGGCCATCGCCCGCACCGCCGAGGCGGACGTGTGCGTGGCGGTCCTCGGCGACCGGGCGGGCCTGTTCGGCCGCGGTACCTCCGGCGAGGGCTGCGACGCGACGGACCTGGGCCTGCCGGGCGCCCAGGGCGAGCTGCTGGACGCGCTGGTCGCCACCGGCGTCCCTGTGGTGCTGGTGCTGCTGA
Protein-coding regions in this window:
- a CDS encoding beta-xylosidase/alpha-l-arabinosidase, which translates into the protein MTTAPWRDPALPAAARVDDLLSRMTLEEKTAQLYGVWVGAATDGDGVAPHQHDMSVEYDWAELITHGLGQLTRSFGTAPVEPALGAQALARAQRRIAAAGRFGIPAIAHEECLAGFTAWQATAYPVPLAWGATWDPPLVEEMARRIGDDLRSAGVHQGLAPVLDVVRDPRWGRVEETIGEDPYLVGTVGTAYVRGLESAGVVATLKHFAGYASSAGARNLAPVRAGVREFADVTLPPFEMALREGGARSVMAAYTETDGVPASADPGLLTRLLREEWGFTGTVVADYFGIGFLQTLHRVAGTPAAAAHAALTAGIDVELPTVKCYGRPLLEAVRSGEVPEELVDRAARRVLLQKCELGLLDEDWTPEPATAIALDSTGNRILARRLAEESVVLLDNPDGLLPLAPDTRIAVVGPRAADALAMLGCYSFPSHVLTHHPDVPHGIEIPTVLDALRSELPDAKVTFAQGCDVTDPDTGGFEEAIARTAEADVCVAVLGDRAGLFGRGTSGEGCDATDLGLPGAQGELLDALVATGVPVVLVLLTGRPYALGRWHGRLGAVVQAFFPGEEGGPAVAGVLSGRVNPSGRLPVSVPRLPGGQPWTYLQPPLGLAGEVSNLDPTPLYAFGHGRSYSAFAWEAPAATGPVEIGTDGSYEVSVTVRNTGDREGAEVVQLYLHDPVASVTRPDMRLIGYQRVTAAPGDAARVTFRFHADLSSFTDRSGRRVVEPGALELRLAASSSDVRHTAHLTLTGPVRMLGTDRRLRCETEVS
- a CDS encoding RNA polymerase sigma factor — encoded protein: MESPRIIAGVTRVVRDVGIAEELAQDALVAALERWPRDGVPDNPGAWLMTTARHRAVDLVRRRENYARKLADIGRDLSATTPPEEPADPDDIDDDLLRLVFTACHPVLSTEARTALTLRLLGGLTTAEIARAFLVPEPTIAQRIVRAKRTLATKNVAFEVPHGPDREARLGSVLDVIYLIFNEGYAATAGDDWLRPSLCEDALRLARVLSGLMPKEPEVHGLTALLELQASRTAARTGPSGEPVLLKDQNRSRWNRMLIARGITALGQAEATSSGAPGPYLLQAAIAACHAHAYTYEETDWSRIATLYSLLAARSPSPVVELNRAVAVSMSEGPAAALALVDALTGAPALRDYHLLPSVRGDLLARLGRTAEARAEFERAAALTRNERERELLLRRAAEQS
- a CDS encoding YciI family protein, with product MPRFLTLIRIDEKNVPAEGPSPELMERMGKLLEEITKAGVMLDTAGLTPTSDGSRVTWEGGQLSVTDGPFTESKEVIGGYSISQCKDKAEAIEWTKRFLSLHEDYWTITAEVRQIAED
- a CDS encoding THUMP-like domain-containing protein — its product is MNDLAPLLTPEGRALLDEVRDTDPAQELAVATRLRREHPAELVSAALGQARLRQRAVVKFGAEDAGRMFFTPNGVEQSTRASVAAYRARRMAEAGITSVADLCCGIGGDAIALARAGIRVLAVDRDPQTAAAARANADALGLSGLVEVREADVTDVDTAGFDAVFVDPARRGGRGRIFDPEAYSPPLSWAVSAARRAPRGAALKVAPGIPHEAVPEDAEAEWISDGGDVKEAVLWFGTEPGAVRATLLPGPRTLLSRGLPDPEVRPPGRYLYEPDGAVIRAHLVAEVADRVGGGLLDATIAYVTADALHPTPYATAYEITDHLPFNVKKLKALLRERRVGTLTVKKRGSAVEPEELRRKVKPQGPNAATVFLTRVAGAPAMLIGHPVRA
- a CDS encoding LCP family protein, encoding MTGLNGDEGTDVGRRSRALKIAGLTLAGTLVLGAGAAGWAYWHLSDNITGVDIDNALGDNRPPKPVTTPSPSGPALPGEALNILVLGSDSRSGEENRRLGGGDSSGARSDTAMVVHLDAGRTSATVVSIPRDTLVTRPPCPRPSGGSTAVAHHSMFNSAYEVGGPVCAVKTVEEMTNVRMDHYLEIDFSGFARLVDALGGVTVTTDEDISDEDSHLRLEAGTHHLDGTRALALARTRHGIGDGSDLGRIGLQQKLVKALLEQIASQDLLTDPAHLYRVADTVTAGLTTDTGLDSLAELTRLAQSLKGLPASRVRTVTMPVVQAPSDPNRVMAEEPEAGKLWESLR
- a CDS encoding LacI family DNA-binding transcriptional regulator yields the protein MTSPEPVESRTQTRTQGRTAQTATLAEIAREAGVSAPTVSKVLNGRADVAPATRSRVEDLLRAHGYRRRRAEATRSPLIDLVFHELESAWAMEVIRGVENVARDAGLSVVLSESAGRLTPGRTWADQVAARRPHGVILVLSGLDESQRALLTSRSIPFVVMDPAGDPGADVPSIGATNWQGGLAATRHLVELGHRRIGAISGPSQMMCSRARVDGYRAALETAGLPVDPALIATGDFHHEAGYRRGLELLRRPDRPTAVFAGNDLQALGLYEAARELGLRIPEDLSVVGFDDLPVAPWVGPPLTTVRQPLTEMAEAAAKLVLDLGRDEGTPAATRVELATSLVVRSSTAGPAEQPVP
- a CDS encoding polysaccharide deacetylase family protein; translation: MRIGLAVLVLAAIASGCAQDGGTDQVTPAGGQQPLDAPPARALDSYATKLRAAHAARVAAAHRWGLRKVPRAAPPAPAHKPRIRTREGFEVKGHRELDLPPVFTRVPTRDKVVFLTIDDGAEKDPAFLRMMGDLDVPYTAFLSGYLIKDDTRYFRRMQSKGVVLNNHTLHHPNLRGMSYRAQKREICGMQRYMERQFGKRPTLFRPPYGSYDRATLRAARTCGITYAPLWNEEVFADHWEYREGDRKLRRGDIVLTHFRGRDQWKGTMTDMIRRFLNKVTAQGYAVGRLEDYL